A region of Myxococcus stipitatus DSM 14675 DNA encodes the following proteins:
- a CDS encoding SGNH/GDSL hydrolase family protein, which translates to MASLPGAATLTEPMRAALLGLAPDVYSAELGRLRAGAKEAAHELLEDPSVGEMVDRLPLRPGARVLAFGDSLTSDPQSWAVILSELLAVRRPADGILVDVSAVAGETTTHGLIRIGGVIARNPDWLLFFIGVNDARTQGPAPSKTLVAPEETARNLAELRERVSRETKARCLWVTPPPVLEERVSKHWGLSRFGVRFRNEDIARVAEAIAAFDEPVIHLFERLGLPPPPELHLEDGLHFTQEGQKRIALEVVRGWADGRAR; encoded by the coding sequence GTGGCATCACTTCCCGGAGCCGCGACGCTCACCGAGCCGATGCGTGCTGCCCTGCTCGGCCTCGCTCCGGACGTCTACTCCGCCGAGCTCGGACGCCTGAGGGCCGGCGCGAAGGAGGCCGCGCACGAGCTGCTCGAGGATCCCTCGGTGGGAGAGATGGTGGACCGCCTTCCCTTGCGGCCGGGGGCGAGGGTTCTCGCGTTCGGCGACAGCCTCACCTCCGATCCACAGTCGTGGGCGGTGATCCTGAGCGAGTTGCTGGCCGTGCGCCGTCCCGCGGATGGAATCCTGGTCGACGTCAGCGCTGTCGCCGGCGAGACGACAACACACGGCCTGATTCGAATCGGCGGGGTCATCGCGAGGAACCCGGACTGGCTCTTGTTCTTCATCGGCGTGAACGACGCTCGAACCCAAGGCCCGGCGCCGAGCAAGACGCTCGTCGCGCCCGAGGAGACGGCGCGCAACCTCGCGGAGCTCCGCGAGCGCGTCTCCCGGGAGACGAAGGCGAGGTGTCTGTGGGTCACTCCTCCGCCGGTGCTCGAAGAGCGCGTGTCGAAGCACTGGGGACTGTCCCGCTTCGGGGTTCGCTTCCGCAACGAGGACATCGCCCGTGTCGCCGAGGCCATTGCCGCTTTCGACGAGCCCGTCATCCATCTCTTCGAGAGGCTCGGCCTGCCGCCCCCGCCGGAGCTGCACCTGGAGGACGGGCTTCACTTCACGCAGGAGGGACAGAAGCGCATCGCGCTCGAAGTCGTGCGCGGCTGGGCCGACGGGAGGGCTCGATGA
- a CDS encoding autorepressor SdpR family transcription factor has product MRTQEVFKAISDPTRRKVLKLLQGGSKSAGELAEAFDITKGSLSHHFNVLKAADLVRCERRGQQIVYSLNTTVFEDVAAVLLDLFKVAKGNGESS; this is encoded by the coding sequence ATGCGAACGCAGGAGGTCTTCAAGGCCATTTCAGACCCGACCCGGCGCAAGGTGCTCAAGCTCCTGCAGGGCGGCTCGAAGTCCGCGGGAGAGCTCGCGGAGGCGTTCGACATCACGAAGGGGTCGCTCTCGCATCACTTCAACGTGCTCAAAGCGGCGGACCTGGTGCGTTGTGAGCGCCGCGGACAGCAAATCGTCTACTCCCTCAACACCACCGTGTTCGAGGACGTAGCGGCAGTCCTTCTCGACCTCTTCAAGGTCGCCAAGGGGAATGGAGAGTCGTCATGA
- a CDS encoding SdpI family protein: MRISRANMLSLGLVIVSFALAFVLYDRLPESIPTHWNAEGVVDGHVPKPWGPFVVPLVMAAVYGILVAVPRISPRDFSVARFLGVFEGIQTVLVAFLFLLNALVLLVGMGVPVPMARVVPMFTGLLLVVLGNYMGKFTKNFFCGIRTPWTLASDEVWLRTHRLGGRLFVLAGVVVFVSGLLGGGSAPLLTAVTLAAVTPVVYSYVLYRRLEGGKRGPKDGAGSHRVV; encoded by the coding sequence ATGAGAATCAGCCGAGCCAATATGCTGAGCCTGGGACTCGTCATCGTGTCGTTCGCGCTGGCCTTCGTGCTCTACGACAGATTGCCGGAGTCGATCCCCACGCATTGGAATGCAGAGGGGGTGGTGGATGGGCACGTGCCCAAGCCCTGGGGGCCCTTCGTCGTCCCGTTGGTGATGGCGGCTGTGTATGGAATCCTGGTGGCGGTGCCGAGGATTTCGCCCAGGGACTTCAGCGTGGCGCGGTTCCTGGGTGTCTTCGAAGGCATCCAGACCGTGCTGGTGGCATTCCTCTTCCTCCTCAACGCCTTGGTCCTGCTCGTGGGCATGGGAGTGCCCGTGCCGATGGCGCGGGTGGTTCCCATGTTCACGGGCCTGCTCCTCGTCGTCCTCGGCAACTACATGGGGAAGTTCACCAAGAACTTCTTCTGTGGAATCCGGACGCCCTGGACGCTCGCGAGCGACGAAGTCTGGCTGCGCACGCATCGTCTGGGAGGAAGGCTCTTCGTCCTCGCGGGAGTCGTTGTCTTCGTCTCGGGGCTGCTCGGCGGAGGCTCGGCCCCTCTCCTGACGGCTGTCACCCTCGCGGCGGTGACCCCCGTGGTCTACTCGTACGTCCTCTATCGCCGCCTCGAGGGGGGCAAGCGTGGACCGAAGGACGGGGCGGGCTCGCATCGCGTTGTCTGA
- a CDS encoding SH3 domain-containing protein — MLSPEFWIRRAPSPDEVLLDATQVTEKRMRAFGPEGGLVDLKRIPATLTRAQVVRWLQDAQQSPIQAVIDEQGRPVTEAMLEELRQNAATAHVPEASTARHGLSVRRTPLRTLPSHRRFFAGDSLRDFESLQAGILFPGEPVVIAHHSVDQQWLFVLTTQGPAWVQRDDVAEGTADAVFSYVAKAPGRVVTGDQVRTVATPEAPRVSELELDMGVALPRADVSPGEPVNGASSYASWPVLLPVREQDGTLAFQSALLRRTTDTAPGYLPLTRANILRQAFKFLGERYGWGHQFNARDCSGLTSEVYRSMGLFLPPNSGQQGKSTALTHRLFTAKDSHAERLRALEQAQVGDLIVVPGHVLMLIGHVDGKPYVIQDVPFAVFKDPATQQLRKTKLNQVSVTPLLPLHADDTTLYVDAMTSLVHVTRP, encoded by the coding sequence ATGCTGTCGCCCGAGTTCTGGATCCGCCGCGCACCGTCACCCGACGAGGTGCTCCTCGATGCCACCCAGGTGACGGAGAAGCGCATGCGCGCCTTCGGTCCGGAGGGAGGCCTGGTCGACCTGAAGCGCATCCCAGCCACGCTGACGCGCGCACAGGTCGTCCGTTGGCTCCAGGATGCACAGCAGTCGCCCATCCAAGCAGTCATCGACGAGCAGGGGCGGCCGGTGACGGAGGCGATGCTCGAGGAGCTGCGCCAGAACGCCGCGACCGCACACGTCCCCGAAGCCTCCACCGCGCGCCATGGGCTCAGCGTGCGGCGCACGCCCTTGCGGACACTGCCGTCCCATCGGCGGTTCTTCGCGGGGGACAGCCTGCGCGACTTCGAGAGCCTGCAGGCCGGCATCCTGTTCCCAGGCGAGCCGGTCGTCATCGCGCATCACAGCGTGGATCAGCAATGGCTGTTCGTCCTGACGACCCAGGGGCCCGCGTGGGTCCAGCGCGACGATGTCGCGGAAGGCACGGCGGACGCGGTGTTCTCGTACGTGGCGAAAGCCCCCGGGCGGGTCGTCACGGGCGACCAGGTGCGCACCGTCGCGACGCCGGAAGCTCCCCGGGTGTCCGAGCTCGAGCTCGACATGGGGGTCGCGCTGCCACGGGCGGACGTGTCCCCCGGGGAGCCAGTCAACGGAGCCAGCAGCTATGCGTCGTGGCCGGTGCTGCTCCCGGTGCGCGAGCAGGACGGCACCCTGGCCTTCCAGAGCGCACTGCTGCGCCGTACCACGGATACCGCGCCGGGCTATCTCCCGCTGACCCGCGCCAACATCCTCCGGCAGGCGTTCAAGTTCCTCGGCGAGCGCTACGGCTGGGGACACCAGTTCAATGCGCGCGACTGCAGCGGACTGACCAGCGAGGTGTACCGCAGCATGGGGCTGTTCCTGCCGCCCAACTCAGGCCAGCAAGGGAAGAGCACGGCGCTGACCCACCGCCTCTTCACGGCGAAGGACTCGCACGCCGAGCGGCTGCGCGCGCTGGAGCAAGCGCAGGTGGGCGACCTCATCGTCGTCCCCGGGCATGTGCTGATGCTCATCGGGCACGTGGATGGCAAGCCCTACGTCATCCAGGATGTCCCGTTCGCCGTGTTCAAGGACCCAGCCACCCAGCAGCTCCGGAAGACGAAGCTGAACCAGGTATCGGTCACGCCGCTGCTGCCGCTGCATGCGGACGACACGACCCTGTACGTGGACGCGATGACAAGCCTCGTGCACGTCACGCGTCCCTGA
- a CDS encoding NAD(P)H-binding protein, translating to MKYLVTGATGNVGSGVTRCLLARGERPCVFVRDAKKARALFGDRVDVRVGDLAGSRASLTAALEGMDAAFLLNSGPKLGVWDRTFALAARAAGVKHLVKLSTLDVSTGVGTGPWHARGETAVRESGLSFTLIRSAAFMSNMLGWADSISSEGVLRSSTGEGKIAFIHPDDIAEVATSALATREYAGESLVITGQEALSYREMASRIGAALGKTIRFESISDEEAQAGVGRGPYAAALVDIWRAIREGRMALVSEGVERVLGRRPLSFDRWVGQHARVFR from the coding sequence ATGAAGTATCTGGTCACGGGCGCGACCGGCAACGTCGGCTCGGGAGTCACCCGGTGCCTTCTTGCGCGGGGTGAGCGCCCCTGCGTGTTCGTGCGCGACGCGAAGAAGGCACGAGCGCTCTTCGGTGATCGCGTCGATGTCCGGGTCGGCGATCTGGCCGGCTCGCGTGCTTCTCTCACCGCCGCCCTCGAGGGGATGGATGCCGCGTTCCTCCTGAACAGCGGTCCCAAGCTCGGTGTCTGGGATCGCACGTTCGCGCTCGCCGCGAGGGCCGCCGGGGTCAAGCACCTGGTCAAGCTCTCGACGCTGGACGTGAGCACGGGCGTGGGGACGGGCCCGTGGCATGCGCGCGGCGAGACGGCCGTTCGAGAGAGCGGCCTCTCGTTCACGCTCATCCGGTCGGCGGCATTCATGTCGAACATGCTCGGCTGGGCCGATTCGATATCCTCCGAGGGCGTGCTCCGTTCCTCCACGGGCGAAGGGAAGATTGCCTTCATCCATCCGGACGACATCGCCGAGGTGGCCACCAGCGCCCTGGCGACACGCGAGTACGCCGGAGAGTCTTTGGTGATCACGGGGCAGGAGGCGCTGAGCTACCGCGAGATGGCCAGCCGGATCGGCGCCGCCCTCGGAAAGACGATTCGCTTCGAGTCGATATCCGATGAGGAGGCCCAGGCCGGAGTTGGCAGAGGCCCGTACGCCGCGGCGCTCGTCGATATCTGGCGTGCGATCCGCGAAGGGAGGATGGCGCTCGTCAGCGAAGGAGTGGAACGAGTCCTCGGACGAAGGCCGCTCTCCTTCGACCGCTGGGTCGGGCAGCACGCACGCGTGTTTCGCTGA
- a CDS encoding class I adenylate-forming enzyme family protein produces the protein MRTAQAFTRTDASVALQLGGRSLTFESLREAVEARKHRLGVLPPGIAILRAHRSREFIATFLALYEAGAPLAVFATEWTAPETEVRRQLLGRCFELDESFRVSWRSEQTQTCHHPDTALVLFTSGSMGAPRAVQLSRENIEANVVAVRRSLDFDTAPEQTLVLPLSYSFGLLGQLLPALAAGVPTVLLSNLVELKARLEEGALVGMLSGVPSHHETLLRLLGEAPPRTHAVTHVISAGAALDVALRQRLLRAFPRARVYVNYGQTELSPRVLCLRSDHPAFLSQAAGYPVGELTVKQGDDGELWVRGNQVMLGYLGDEGATRGKMEGGWLRTGDLARIDSDGLVTLLGRNDDLLKVGGERLSPLEIEAALRMLPHVEDAAIWGREDALYGTSLTAFLQLPAGAPGVSREALRRALRDQLSPHKVPADFYRVEQLPRSSNGKLQRHRLGELLQPGRRIS, from the coding sequence ATGCGGACTGCTCAGGCCTTCACCCGAACCGACGCGAGCGTGGCGCTCCAGCTCGGAGGACGCTCGCTCACCTTCGAGTCCCTGCGCGAAGCCGTCGAGGCGCGCAAGCACCGTCTGGGAGTCCTTCCTCCTGGCATCGCCATCCTGAGGGCGCACCGCAGCCGGGAGTTCATCGCCACCTTCCTCGCGCTGTACGAAGCAGGAGCCCCCCTGGCGGTGTTCGCGACGGAGTGGACGGCGCCAGAGACGGAGGTGAGGCGTCAGCTCCTGGGGCGATGTTTCGAACTCGATGAGTCCTTCCGAGTGTCCTGGAGGAGTGAGCAAACCCAGACATGCCACCATCCGGACACGGCGCTGGTCCTGTTCACGTCCGGCAGTATGGGCGCACCGCGCGCCGTCCAGCTCTCCCGCGAGAACATCGAGGCGAACGTGGTGGCGGTCCGGCGCTCGCTCGACTTCGACACCGCGCCGGAGCAGACCCTCGTCCTCCCGCTTTCCTATTCCTTCGGCCTGCTGGGACAACTCCTGCCCGCGCTCGCGGCGGGAGTTCCCACCGTCCTCCTGTCGAATCTGGTCGAGCTGAAGGCGCGCCTGGAGGAGGGGGCGCTGGTGGGCATGCTCAGCGGTGTTCCCTCTCACCACGAGACGCTGCTGCGCTTGCTGGGGGAGGCTCCGCCGCGAACCCACGCCGTCACCCATGTCATCTCCGCGGGAGCCGCGCTGGACGTGGCCCTGAGACAACGCCTGTTGCGTGCGTTTCCCCGAGCGCGGGTCTACGTCAACTATGGACAGACGGAGCTGTCGCCCCGGGTGCTCTGCCTGCGCAGTGACCACCCCGCGTTCCTGAGTCAGGCGGCGGGCTACCCCGTCGGAGAGCTCACCGTGAAGCAGGGGGACGACGGTGAGCTGTGGGTCCGGGGGAACCAGGTGATGCTCGGCTATCTCGGCGATGAGGGAGCCACGAGGGGGAAGATGGAGGGCGGATGGCTGCGCACCGGGGACCTCGCGCGAATCGACTCGGATGGGCTCGTGACCTTGCTGGGGCGCAATGACGACCTGCTCAAGGTGGGCGGGGAGCGACTGAGTCCCCTCGAGATAGAAGCCGCGCTGCGCATGCTCCCTCACGTGGAGGACGCGGCAATCTGGGGGAGGGAAGATGCCCTGTATGGCACTTCGCTGACCGCGTTCCTCCAGCTCCCCGCCGGGGCTCCAGGCGTCTCTCGGGAGGCATTGAGACGGGCGCTGCGCGACCAGCTATCGCCCCACAAGGTTCCCGCCGACTTCTACCGGGTCGAACAGCTCCCGCGCTCCTCGAACGGGAAGCTGCAGCGCCACCGCCTGGGCGAGCTGCTGCAACCAGGTCGGCGCATCTCCTGA
- a CDS encoding LysR family transcriptional regulator, translating to MRAKIDLDLNDVALLVRVVQRRSFSAAARERGVPVSTVSRRIARLESALGLRLLERTTRSLRLTDAGRRYFDHAERAMDDLAQGAGQIRQLQDEPRGRVRIAAPIAFGPAVASAVYLYLARHPSVSVDLEIDGRRPDPDSGFDIAVVTEKPSDTDDFVAREVRPMTRKLLFASPQYLKAHGTPHGVEELAAHDCIATRATDGHATWTLAQGRTKRRFTFAPRLYVSEFSAAYRAVLAGVGIAMLPESLCAQDVNKRHMARVLDGWEGEAAGVYLLYRAHRSLTAAVRTCIDHLLVELPAVRLVGSARER from the coding sequence ATGCGTGCAAAAATAGACCTGGACCTCAACGACGTGGCGCTGCTCGTGCGCGTGGTGCAACGGAGGAGTTTTTCGGCTGCTGCTCGTGAGCGCGGGGTCCCCGTCTCGACGGTGAGTCGCCGCATCGCGCGGCTCGAGTCGGCGCTCGGCCTGCGGCTCCTCGAGCGCACGACGAGGTCGCTTCGACTGACGGACGCGGGGCGGAGGTACTTCGACCATGCCGAACGCGCGATGGACGACCTCGCGCAAGGCGCCGGGCAGATTCGTCAGCTCCAGGATGAACCTCGAGGCCGCGTTCGCATCGCCGCGCCGATTGCCTTCGGCCCCGCCGTCGCGAGCGCGGTCTATCTGTACCTTGCCAGGCACCCGAGCGTGTCGGTCGACCTGGAGATCGACGGTCGTCGCCCCGACCCCGACAGCGGCTTCGACATCGCGGTCGTGACGGAGAAGCCGAGCGACACCGACGACTTCGTTGCGCGTGAAGTCCGCCCCATGACCCGGAAGCTGCTGTTCGCGAGCCCGCAGTACCTGAAGGCGCACGGTACGCCTCACGGAGTCGAGGAGCTCGCCGCTCACGACTGCATCGCGACGCGCGCCACGGACGGCCACGCCACGTGGACGCTCGCCCAAGGTCGCACGAAGCGACGTTTCACCTTCGCGCCGCGCCTCTACGTGAGCGAGTTCTCCGCTGCCTATCGCGCGGTGCTCGCGGGCGTCGGCATCGCGATGCTTCCCGAGTCACTGTGTGCCCAGGATGTGAACAAGCGGCACATGGCGCGTGTCCTGGATGGCTGGGAAGGGGAGGCCGCGGGGGTCTATCTGCTCTACCGCGCCCATCGGTCGCTGACGGCGGCGGTGCGGACCTGCATCGACCACCTGCTCGTGGAGCTTCCCGCCGTCCGTCTGGTCGGCAGTGCGCGTGAGCGCTGA
- a CDS encoding DUF4215 domain-containing protein, with translation MPMTRVTSRPLSALLAAFFLTFSACEGKDAPAGDDAGASLPDASRPDSGTPDGGEDSGTPDSGEDSGTPDSGEDSGTPDSGEDSGTPDSGEDSGTPSDGGPGPQPEPDAGPVDAGSPSPVCGDGTREPPEACDDGNTTSSDGCDSSCALEPGWNCPVNGRACQAAGCGDNIIAGEEECEDGNIVAGDGCDSTCRLEQGYKCPVIGERCTHTLCGDLIVEGTEECDDANTDTGDGCSPLCVKEPRCTDGVCVATCGDGVILPGSTTEQCDDGNTRAHDGCSPTCLLEPGFVCQVIDQEPPQAVKLPIVYRDFRGYDLPEGHIDFQNKHDGPELGIVKNRLNAAGKPDYAKEGMPSTTTHGATTFAQWFVTTHPVNRAVVAELTLQRQPNGSYLYDAPSFFPLDDLGWVADAREPRRSDSGTPVRWRNFSFTSETRYWFEFKGTEVLTFRGDDDIWVFVNRILAVDMGGVHGPEESTLTLPQHAAQLGLRQGGVYEVAVFHAERYTTGSSYRITLNNFSTRRTQCIRICGNGFVDPDEQCDDGVNDGGYGQCAPGCVLGPRCGDGLLQGTSGEECDDGNNQDQDGCDTTCKVELG, from the coding sequence ATGCCAATGACTCGCGTGACTTCACGGCCGCTGAGCGCCCTGCTCGCCGCCTTTTTCCTTACATTCTCCGCATGCGAAGGCAAGGACGCTCCCGCCGGAGACGACGCCGGTGCCTCCCTCCCGGATGCGTCCCGTCCGGACAGCGGCACGCCCGACGGCGGAGAGGATTCGGGCACGCCCGACAGCGGAGAGGATTCGGGCACGCCTGACAGCGGAGAGGATTCGGGCACGCCCGACAGCGGAGAGGATTCGGGCACGCCCGACAGCGGAGAGGATTCGGGCACGCCCTCGGATGGGGGCCCGGGTCCCCAGCCTGAACCTGACGCCGGTCCTGTCGACGCGGGAAGCCCCAGCCCCGTCTGCGGCGATGGCACACGTGAGCCTCCTGAAGCCTGTGATGACGGCAACACGACGAGCAGCGACGGCTGCGATTCGAGCTGCGCCCTGGAGCCCGGGTGGAACTGCCCGGTGAACGGGCGCGCCTGCCAGGCCGCGGGGTGTGGCGACAACATCATCGCCGGCGAAGAGGAGTGCGAGGACGGCAACATCGTCGCGGGAGATGGCTGCGACAGCACCTGCCGCCTGGAGCAGGGGTACAAGTGCCCGGTCATCGGCGAGCGGTGCACCCACACCCTCTGCGGCGACCTGATCGTCGAGGGCACCGAGGAGTGCGACGACGCAAACACCGACACGGGTGACGGGTGCTCCCCGCTGTGCGTGAAGGAACCTCGCTGCACCGACGGTGTCTGTGTGGCCACGTGCGGTGACGGAGTGATTCTGCCCGGCAGCACCACCGAGCAGTGCGACGATGGCAACACGCGCGCCCATGACGGCTGCTCGCCGACGTGCCTCTTGGAGCCGGGCTTCGTCTGTCAGGTCATCGACCAGGAGCCGCCCCAGGCGGTGAAGCTCCCCATCGTCTACCGCGACTTCCGAGGCTACGACCTGCCGGAAGGGCACATCGACTTCCAGAACAAGCACGACGGCCCGGAGCTGGGAATCGTGAAGAACCGCCTGAATGCGGCAGGCAAGCCCGACTACGCGAAGGAGGGCATGCCCTCCACCACGACTCACGGCGCCACGACCTTCGCCCAGTGGTTCGTCACCACGCACCCCGTGAACAGGGCGGTGGTCGCGGAGCTGACACTCCAGCGACAGCCGAACGGCTCGTACCTCTACGACGCGCCGAGCTTCTTCCCGCTGGACGACCTGGGCTGGGTGGCCGACGCGAGAGAACCTCGGCGCAGCGACTCCGGCACGCCCGTCCGGTGGCGGAACTTCAGCTTCACCAGCGAGACGCGCTACTGGTTCGAATTCAAGGGCACCGAGGTCCTGACCTTCCGGGGCGACGACGACATCTGGGTGTTCGTCAATCGCATCCTGGCGGTCGACATGGGCGGGGTCCACGGGCCCGAGGAGAGCACCCTCACTCTGCCGCAGCACGCCGCGCAGCTCGGACTCAGGCAGGGCGGTGTCTACGAGGTCGCGGTGTTCCATGCCGAGCGCTACACCACCGGGTCCTCGTACCGGATAACGCTCAACAACTTCTCCACCCGCCGCACCCAGTGCATCAGGATTTGCGGCAACGGCTTCGTCGACCCGGATGAGCAGTGCGATGACGGCGTGAATGACGGCGGCTACGGCCAGTGCGCACCGGGCTGCGTGCTGGGGCCTCGCTGTGGTGACGGACTTCTTCAGGGGACGTCTGGCGAGGAGTGCGATGACGGCAACAACCAGGACCAGGACGGCTGCGACACCACCTGCAAGGTAGAGCTTGGCTGA
- a CDS encoding M57 family metalloprotease, producing MFMKNLVLAMGCSALLVGCDGQPDATQEIVDNLVEAGFPASDIMVVDGKVYVGQDAQVSLAASREMLVQGSTTEEQYRTTNLVSRSLTKICVDGSAFVGDFSTALDRAIQNYDELTLTFGMARAPSTGCSFTINAVIDMGLNGGVAGFPANGQPFGQITIGGQLSQYGVDVIEHVITHELGHTLGLRHSDYYDRSISCGDAGNEGAADVGAIHIPGTPTGATSGGSLMNSCFRPVETGEFAPADITALWTLYPQDTVFNDHGVAPLDSSWSGFKVHAVGDFNGDGRTDLYLNYDNLGAGGNQHIWYGRSDGGFNDHVVASLDSSWSGFKVHAVGDFNGDGRTDLYLNHDNPGAGGNQHIWYGRSDGGFNDHFMAPLDSSWSGFKVHAVGDFNGDGRTDLYVNHNNLGAGGNQHIWYGRTGTGFNGHYIAPLDSSWTGFKVHAVGDFNGDGKTDVYLNHDNLGAGGNQHLWYGRAGTGFNGHGIAPLDSSWIGFKVHAVGDFNGDGKTDLYLNHSNLGAGGHQHFWYGRTTGGFDGHGVAPMDSSWSGFKVHAVGDFNGDGRTELYLNHDNLGAGGSPHIWSGRTDRGFNDHREPTLDSSWNGFKVHAVGDFNGDGKTDLYLNHNNLGAGGSQHIWYGRLP from the coding sequence ATGTTCATGAAGAATCTTGTCCTTGCGATGGGCTGTAGTGCGTTGCTGGTCGGGTGTGACGGACAGCCCGATGCGACGCAGGAGATCGTTGACAACCTGGTCGAGGCTGGGTTTCCGGCCAGTGACATCATGGTCGTCGATGGGAAGGTGTACGTCGGACAGGATGCCCAGGTCTCGCTGGCGGCGTCGCGCGAGATGCTCGTGCAAGGCTCCACCACCGAGGAGCAATACCGCACCACCAACCTCGTCAGTCGGTCGCTGACGAAAATCTGCGTCGACGGCTCGGCGTTCGTCGGCGACTTCAGCACGGCGCTCGACCGGGCCATCCAAAACTATGACGAACTGACACTCACCTTCGGCATGGCACGGGCGCCGAGCACAGGATGTAGCTTCACCATCAACGCCGTCATCGACATGGGCCTGAACGGCGGTGTGGCCGGGTTTCCGGCAAACGGCCAGCCGTTCGGGCAGATCACCATCGGCGGCCAGCTCAGCCAATACGGCGTGGACGTCATCGAGCACGTCATCACACACGAGCTCGGGCATACCCTCGGGCTCCGCCACTCGGACTACTACGACCGCTCAATCAGCTGCGGCGACGCCGGCAACGAGGGTGCCGCTGACGTGGGAGCGATCCACATCCCGGGCACGCCGACCGGGGCGACCAGCGGTGGCTCCCTCATGAACTCCTGTTTCCGCCCAGTCGAGACGGGTGAGTTCGCCCCCGCCGACATCACCGCGCTGTGGACGTTGTACCCGCAGGACACCGTCTTCAACGACCACGGTGTTGCGCCCCTGGACTCTTCGTGGAGCGGGTTCAAGGTCCACGCGGTGGGCGACTTCAACGGCGACGGCAGGACCGACCTGTACTTGAACTACGACAACCTGGGTGCTGGCGGGAACCAGCACATCTGGTATGGCCGCAGCGACGGCGGCTTCAATGACCACGTCGTTGCGTCCCTGGACTCTTCGTGGAGCGGGTTCAAGGTCCACGCGGTGGGCGACTTCAACGGCGACGGCAGGACTGACCTGTACCTGAACCACGACAACCCGGGTGCTGGCGGGAACCAGCACATCTGGTACGGCCGCAGCGATGGCGGCTTCAATGACCATTTCATGGCACCCCTGGACTCTTCGTGGAGCGGGTTCAAGGTCCATGCGGTGGGCGACTTCAACGGTGACGGCAGGACTGACCTGTACGTGAACCACAACAACCTGGGGGCTGGCGGCAACCAGCACATCTGGTACGGACGCACGGGCACCGGCTTCAATGGCCATTACATCGCGCCCCTGGACTCTTCGTGGACCGGGTTCAAGGTCCACGCGGTGGGCGACTTCAACGGCGATGGCAAGACCGACGTGTACTTGAACCACGACAACCTGGGGGCCGGCGGCAACCAGCACCTCTGGTACGGACGCGCAGGCACCGGCTTCAACGGCCACGGCATTGCGCCCCTGGACTCTTCATGGATCGGGTTCAAGGTCCACGCGGTGGGCGACTTCAACGGCGACGGCAAGACCGACCTCTACCTGAACCACAGCAACCTCGGTGCTGGCGGCCACCAGCACTTCTGGTACGGACGCACCACCGGCGGATTCGATGGCCACGGCGTTGCGCCCATGGACTCTTCGTGGAGCGGGTTCAAGGTCCACGCAGTGGGTGACTTCAACGGCGACGGCAGGACCGAGCTGTACCTGAACCACGACAACCTGGGGGCTGGCGGGAGTCCGCACATCTGGTCCGGTCGCACCGACCGTGGCTTCAATGACCACCGCGAGCCGACCCTGGATTCTTCATGGAATGGGTTCAAGGTCCATGCGGTGGGCGACTTCAACGGTGACGGCAAGACCGACCTGTACTTGAACCACAACAACCTGGGGGCTGGCGGTAGCCAGCACATCTGGTACGGACGCCTCCCGTAA